In the genome of Gordonia rubripertincta, one region contains:
- a CDS encoding adenylate/guanylate cyclase domain-containing protein, translating to MLHLGRWLIHTPWPILALDMLRANLVGALFTFAFLRFGMPLQDSISLDEITALNQVIFAAYLLIAMVIGGYASIQLSLPVLVWHRRRTRLDNEAARRRALALPTLLTVVNAALWVVGGTLFTLVNLTVSSKNAFIVAIASAIGAMVTCALSYMQAEKVMRPITVAAMANNPDHAIAPSVTTRITAFWVISVVAPMVVIIGLIVLHRLGIFEGDSTGLERPILWMAVSALAFSVIAIVRVVAAINDPIKQLRRAQSKVSDGDLNVAVKIYDGSDLGLLQAGFNDMVADLRERQELRNLFGRYVGEDVARRAIETGTELGGEERYVGVLFVDIVGSTRLAVNRPPREIVELLNEFFRVVVAVVGRHGGFVNKFQGDAALAIFGAPLDLDDFAGRALASARELRAELYQTLGDTDIGIGVSAGKAIAGHIGAEQRLEYTVIGDPVNEAARLTELAKDEPTRVLGSARAVFLASHQEAEHWEIGEGVELRGRGIETLLARPHMAPYRLD from the coding sequence GTGCTGCACCTTGGCCGGTGGCTGATTCATACGCCCTGGCCGATCCTCGCCCTCGACATGCTCCGCGCCAACCTCGTCGGCGCACTGTTCACCTTCGCATTCCTCCGTTTCGGGATGCCGCTCCAGGATTCGATCAGCCTCGACGAGATCACCGCACTGAACCAGGTGATCTTCGCGGCTTACCTGTTGATCGCGATGGTCATCGGCGGCTACGCCAGCATCCAGCTCTCGCTACCCGTGCTCGTGTGGCACCGCAGACGCACCCGGCTGGACAACGAGGCCGCCCGACGCCGCGCGCTCGCGCTGCCAACGCTGCTGACCGTCGTCAACGCCGCGCTGTGGGTGGTGGGCGGCACGCTCTTCACGCTGGTCAATCTGACCGTCTCGTCGAAGAACGCCTTCATCGTCGCGATCGCGAGCGCCATCGGTGCGATGGTCACCTGCGCGCTGAGCTACATGCAGGCCGAGAAGGTCATGCGGCCGATCACCGTCGCCGCGATGGCCAACAATCCCGACCACGCGATCGCCCCGAGCGTCACCACCCGCATCACCGCGTTCTGGGTGATCAGCGTCGTCGCGCCGATGGTCGTGATCATCGGCCTCATCGTGCTGCACAGGCTGGGCATCTTCGAAGGCGACTCCACCGGGCTCGAACGCCCGATCCTGTGGATGGCGGTGTCGGCTCTCGCATTCAGCGTCATCGCGATCGTGCGCGTCGTGGCCGCCATCAACGACCCCATCAAGCAGCTTCGTCGCGCCCAGTCGAAGGTCAGTGACGGCGACCTCAACGTCGCGGTGAAGATCTACGACGGCAGCGACCTCGGCCTGCTGCAGGCCGGCTTCAACGACATGGTTGCCGACCTGCGCGAACGACAGGAACTACGCAACTTGTTCGGCCGCTACGTCGGCGAGGACGTCGCACGACGCGCCATCGAGACCGGCACCGAACTCGGCGGCGAGGAACGCTACGTCGGAGTGCTGTTCGTCGACATCGTCGGTTCGACGCGCCTGGCCGTGAACCGTCCGCCGCGCGAGATCGTCGAACTGCTCAACGAGTTCTTCCGCGTGGTCGTGGCCGTCGTCGGACGCCACGGCGGTTTCGTCAACAAGTTCCAGGGTGATGCGGCGCTCGCGATCTTCGGCGCTCCCCTCGACCTCGACGACTTCGCCGGCCGCGCGCTGGCCTCCGCCCGCGAACTGCGCGCCGAGCTGTATCAGACCCTCGGCGACACCGACATCGGCATCGGCGTCTCCGCAGGCAAGGCGATCGCCGGTCACATCGGCGCCGAGCAGCGCCTCGAGTACACCGTCATCGGCGACCCGGTGAACGAGGCCGCCCGCCTCACCGAACTCGCGAAGGACGAGCCCACGCGCGTGCTGGGATCGGCCCGTGCGGTGTTCCTGGCCTCGCATCAGGAGGCCGAGCACTGGGAGATCGGTGAAGGCGTCGAACTCCGCGGACGCGGGATCGAGACGCTCCTGGCCCGCCCGCACATGGCGCCGTACCGCCTGGACTGA
- a CDS encoding DNA polymerase III subunit delta': protein MTNVFDRLTGQEAIADDLRAAARAARVLAQQLDAGSSEGLFVPDDEIPGVDAGWSRASMTHSWLFTGPPGSGRSVAATCFAAALQCQSPESANVGCGECRACVTVMAKTHADVRHVVPEGLSLAVGAMRDIVQAAARRPGTGRWQIVIVEDADRLTEQAANALLKVVEEPPPRTVFLLCAPSVDPEDISVTLRSRCRHVALVSPTPAAIERVLIERDGLDPEQARWAASVCGGHIGRARRLATDPDARSQREKALSLARAASRDSTAYAAAEELVRSAETAAKAISAELDEAETEEMKTALGAGGTGKGTARMPRGSAGALKELEKRQKSRATRVGRDVLDRALVDLAALFRDALVVGVGAKVTAMHPDKSDDISIPLAGYARPEQLLSCVEAVLDCREALDMNVKPKFAVDDMVARIGLALKRKVDA from the coding sequence GTGACCAATGTCTTTGATCGGCTGACCGGCCAAGAGGCGATCGCGGACGATCTGCGTGCGGCGGCGCGTGCTGCGCGGGTCCTCGCGCAGCAACTCGATGCCGGCAGCAGCGAAGGCCTGTTCGTGCCCGACGACGAGATCCCGGGCGTCGACGCGGGGTGGTCACGCGCGTCGATGACGCATTCCTGGCTCTTCACCGGACCGCCCGGAAGCGGCCGTTCGGTGGCCGCGACCTGTTTCGCGGCTGCGCTGCAGTGTCAGTCGCCCGAGTCGGCGAACGTCGGGTGCGGCGAGTGCCGTGCCTGTGTGACGGTGATGGCCAAGACCCACGCCGACGTCCGGCACGTCGTGCCCGAGGGCCTGAGCCTGGCGGTCGGCGCGATGCGCGACATCGTGCAGGCCGCCGCCCGCCGCCCCGGAACCGGGCGCTGGCAGATCGTCATCGTGGAGGATGCCGACCGCCTCACCGAACAGGCCGCGAACGCGCTGCTGAAGGTCGTCGAGGAGCCGCCACCGCGCACCGTGTTCCTGCTCTGCGCGCCCTCGGTGGACCCGGAGGACATCTCGGTGACCCTCCGATCGCGATGCCGCCACGTCGCGCTGGTGTCGCCGACACCCGCGGCCATCGAGCGCGTGCTGATCGAACGCGACGGCCTCGACCCCGAGCAGGCCCGCTGGGCGGCGTCGGTCTGCGGCGGCCACATCGGTCGTGCCCGACGCCTCGCCACCGATCCCGACGCCCGTTCGCAGCGCGAGAAGGCGCTGTCGCTGGCGCGGGCCGCTTCCCGGGATTCGACGGCGTATGCCGCGGCCGAGGAGCTGGTGCGGTCGGCGGAGACCGCGGCCAAGGCGATCAGTGCCGAACTCGACGAGGCCGAGACGGAGGAGATGAAGACCGCGCTCGGTGCGGGCGGTACCGGCAAGGGGACCGCCCGGATGCCCCGCGGGAGTGCCGGCGCGCTGAAGGAGCTGGAGAAGCGTCAGAAGTCGCGCGCCACGCGCGTCGGTCGCGATGTCCTCGACCGCGCCCTCGTCGACCTCGCCGCTCTCTTCCGCGACGCGCTCGTCGTCGGGGTCGGGGCGAAGGTGACCGCGATGCACCCGGACAAGTCAGATGACATCTCGATCCCCCTGGCCGGTTATGCCCGCCCCGAGCAGCTGCTGTCGTGCGTCGAGGCCGTCCTCGACTGCCGCGAGGCGCTGGACATGAACGTCAAACCCAAGTTTGCGGTCGACGACATGGTCGCCCGGATCGGGTTGGCGCTCAAGCGCAAGGTCGACGCCTAG
- a CDS encoding metalloregulator ArsR/SmtB family transcription factor: MDAFEAIADPTRRALVERLAQRPARVVDLAAEHPVSRPAISRHLRVLGEAGVVAAVDHGRERHYELVSGGLAPVRDWLDGLASGATQPFGEHHLVS; the protein is encoded by the coding sequence GTGGATGCATTCGAGGCGATCGCCGACCCGACCCGTCGGGCGCTTGTCGAACGTCTCGCGCAGCGTCCCGCACGCGTGGTCGATCTCGCGGCCGAGCATCCGGTCAGCCGCCCGGCGATCTCGCGCCACCTCCGGGTCCTCGGCGAGGCCGGCGTCGTCGCGGCCGTCGACCACGGCCGTGAACGGCACTACGAACTCGTGTCCGGGGGACTTGCGCCGGTACGCGACTGGCTGGACGGACTGGCGTCGGGAGCAACGCAGCCGTTCGGCGAGCATCATCTAGTGTCCTGA
- a CDS encoding IS630 family transposase, which yields MATRGPRAVDIVLTDDERRELEGWARRRTTASGLAMRSRIVLAAADGGSNTEVAQRLGLNRGTVRRWRGRFVEHRCEGLLDEPRPGRPRTVDDEQIKNLITATLETTPKNATHWSTRSMAEHLDMSQSTVSRVWRAFGLAPHKQDSWKLSKDPMFTEKVRDVVGLYMNPPERALVLCVDEKTQIQALDRTQPIFPMLPGTPQRASHDYVRNGTSSLYAALDIASGKVIGSLHSRHRATGFIGFLRKIDAEVPDELDVHLVMDNASTHKTPAVKRWLTAHPRFVVHFTPTSSSWMNLVERWFAELTTKKLQRSTHRTVRALNADIRAWIETWNDNPRPYVWVKTADQILDSIAHYCTRINDSGH from the coding sequence ATGGCAACCCGGGGTCCGCGAGCAGTGGATATTGTTCTGACCGATGACGAGCGCCGTGAGCTCGAAGGGTGGGCGCGTCGGCGAACGACGGCCTCGGGTTTGGCGATGCGATCACGAATCGTTCTCGCCGCCGCTGATGGCGGGTCGAATACCGAAGTGGCACAACGACTCGGCCTCAACCGAGGTACCGTGCGGCGATGGCGAGGCCGGTTCGTCGAGCACCGCTGCGAGGGGTTGCTCGACGAACCCCGGCCCGGGCGACCTCGAACCGTCGACGACGAGCAGATCAAAAACCTGATCACCGCAACTCTCGAGACCACTCCGAAGAATGCGACACACTGGTCGACTCGGTCGATGGCTGAGCATCTCGACATGTCGCAGTCAACTGTTTCGCGTGTATGGAGAGCGTTCGGATTGGCTCCACACAAACAGGATTCGTGGAAGCTGTCGAAAGATCCCATGTTCACCGAGAAGGTCCGCGACGTCGTCGGGCTCTACATGAACCCACCCGAACGTGCCCTGGTGCTCTGCGTTGACGAGAAGACCCAGATCCAAGCGCTCGATCGCACCCAGCCGATCTTTCCCATGCTCCCGGGCACCCCGCAACGGGCCAGCCACGACTACGTGCGCAACGGCACCTCCAGCCTGTACGCGGCGTTGGACATCGCGTCGGGAAAAGTCATCGGTTCGCTTCACTCACGGCATCGCGCAACGGGATTCATCGGATTTCTCCGCAAGATCGACGCCGAGGTACCCGACGAGCTCGACGTCCACCTGGTCATGGACAATGCCTCCACCCACAAGACACCCGCGGTCAAGCGATGGCTGACCGCGCACCCGCGGTTTGTTGTCCACTTCACTCCCACCAGCTCATCCTGGATGAACCTCGTCGAACGCTGGTTCGCCGAACTGACCACCAAGAAACTCCAACGCTCCACCCATCGCACCGTACGAGCACTCAATGCCGACATCAGAGCGTGGATCGAGACCTGGAACGACAACCCCCGCCCCTACGTGTGGGTCAAGACCGCTGACCAGATCCTCGACTCCATCGCCCACTACTGCACACGAATTAATGACTCAGGACACTAG